CACTCCGGCCCTTCCACATGGAAGTGTTGATCGTGTGCCATTGCGGTTCGGCGGGCGAATGGATGCCATATTGCAGGCCACCGTAAATGGGCTCTTGAATCAGCTGAAAATGTTCGACGATCAGGCGGGCAGTTATGTGATTTCCCTGGCTCCGAATGAAAATGTAATCGCTATCGATGCTGAAAGTTTTGGATCGTCGTGCCCCGGGAAATCGCTTCGGCAGGTGGCCACCGGCCACGGCATCGGGTGGCAAGATTTGCCAGGCTTTGTCCAACTTTATGAGTTCACCCGAAGCAGGCGTTAGTGTAAAGGCCGGGCCTTCGCCACTATATCTCTGATTTTCGTCCGGGAGCCGATTCTGAAAAAGCTCGGAGACCAAGTTGGTTCCCGCATCTTTCGGAACACGAATCTCCACAGGTTGTTTGGGCAGATCTTTGAAGGCAGCGATTTGATTTCGCAGTTTGTCACTCTGCCCTTTCCTGACAGCGTCTATCTGGTGCAGCACGGGAAGCACGCGAGCCGGATCGTCGATGAAGCCTTTAGCGTAGCGGGCACTTTCCAGAACACCCATTAATGAATAATAATCCCGCATGGTGATGGCATCGAATTTATGATCGTGACACTTCGCGCAGGAGAGAGTGCTCGCCAGAAAAGTTTTGCTGAAAACATCCAGCTGATTATCGAATCGATCAGCCATATCCTGTCGGATATCGACGGGACTATGCTTGGCTTCATAAAGATGCCAGAAGGCGGTCCCCAGAATCGATTCATTCCAGTTATTTTTGACGTTAATGCGCGGCTGAGGCAAGAGATCGCCGGCGAGGTGTTCTTTGACAAACTGATCGTAAGGCAGATCCTCGTTAAATGCTCGAATTACATAATCCCGGTATCGCCAGGGTTCGAACATGTCGAAATCGAACTCATGTCCCATAGTCTCGGCGTAACGCGCCAGATCGAGCCAGTGCCGGGCCCAGCGTTCGCCGAAGCGTGGGGAGGCCAGTAACCGGTCCACCTGTCGAGTGTAGGCATTCGGGGATTTGTCATTTAAGAAGGCGTCGAGTTCCCCAATCGTAGGCGGTAGCCCCGTGAGATCGAATGACAGCCGACGCAACAGTGTCGCCTTGTCGGCTGGGGGCGCGTAGTGCAGATTTTTCTCTTCCAGCTTGGCCAGTAAAAAACAATCGATGGGAGATTGGACGGCTTTCACGGTCGGTACCGGAGTCGACTTGATTTGCTGGAGTGACCAGTGCCCGGCCCGTTTTTGAAGATCGAATTTTTCCACTTTGGCAGTCGTCGAAGCGGCTGCCCCGGCCGGCCATGGGGAACCCATTTTCACCCACTGATTCAGTAGTGCGATCTCTTCGTCTTTGAGTTTGGCTTTAGGCGGCATTTTGGTGTCATTCTTGTAGGAAATGACATCCAACAACATGCTCTTCTCCGGGTTTTTTACATCCAGGACGGGACCGCCTTCGCCGCCTTTGATAAGGGCTTCCTTGCTATCCAAGCGCAAGTCCGCCTTCTGCTTTTGCACACCGTGACAGCTGATGCAATTATCGAAAAGTATCGGGCGGATCTTCTTTTCAAAGAATTCCGCATCCTCGGCTCGAACGGAGCCGACCGAGAATACCAGAGCCGCGAAAAGGAAAAAAAATCGCGTCATGGAATGAAGCCAAATAGGAAAATACAGGTAGGAAATCGCAAAGGATCAGTTACTCGCTGAGGAAGCGAGTTAAAGACCTCTCCTAATCATAACCCTAAAGCATCCAAGTCGTCCATCAATTTGTCGAGATCATCGGCCGGCTGGTTGGTCCGATTTTCCTGCCGTTTGGGAATTCCGACAGCAGTTCCGACTGCGTTTCGGCCATCGGCGACGAGTTCCCGATCGCGTTCGGCCACCGCTTGCGAGAGTGGGTCACTCACTTCGCCGCCGAATAAGCGGGTGAGGTCGATTTTCAATCCGGAAACGCTGCCCACATCAGCACCGGCGATGGCGGGGCTTTTATATTCTGGGAATATAATCGCCTGTTGCGGGCAAACTCTTGAACAGGCTGGGCATCCTTTTTTGCAATTATCCTGATTGGCCACCAGAATCGTATCGGCCTTGTCGACATCGTAGACGCCGAAGAGACAGAAATCGAGACATTCGAGGCAGTTGGTACAACGCGAATAATCGATCACCGGGTACCAGCGACGACCGGGTGGGGCGAGCAGTTGTTCCTTGCTGAACGGATTGGCGTTTGTCGGAGCTTCGGCCGGTTCATTCTTGACGGGAGTCAACAATCCTAACTGAAC
The genomic region above belongs to Telmatocola sphagniphila and contains:
- a CDS encoding PSD1 and planctomycete cytochrome C domain-containing protein, which codes for MTRFFFLFAALVFSVGSVRAEDAEFFEKKIRPILFDNCISCHGVQKQKADLRLDSKEALIKGGEGGPVLDVKNPEKSMLLDVISYKNDTKMPPKAKLKDEEIALLNQWVKMGSPWPAGAAASTTAKVEKFDLQKRAGHWSLQQIKSTPVPTVKAVQSPIDCFLLAKLEEKNLHYAPPADKATLLRRLSFDLTGLPPTIGELDAFLNDKSPNAYTRQVDRLLASPRFGERWARHWLDLARYAETMGHEFDFDMFEPWRYRDYVIRAFNEDLPYDQFVKEHLAGDLLPQPRINVKNNWNESILGTAFWHLYEAKHSPVDIRQDMADRFDNQLDVFSKTFLASTLSCAKCHDHKFDAITMRDYYSLMGVLESARYAKGFIDDPARVLPVLHQIDAVRKGQSDKLRNQIAAFKDLPKQPVEIRVPKDAGTNLVSELFQNRLPDENQRYSGEGPAFTLTPASGELIKLDKAWQILPPDAVAGGHLPKRFPGARRSKTFSIDSDYIFIRSQGNHITARLIVEHFQLIQEPIYGGLQYGIHSPAEPQWHTINTSMWKGRSAYLELIDSGNGEIVLDDIRFTDKPLQFDKVKVDLPETQKAWSKDPEHFRDAVAIEALNGWLRTSAELNKIEPDKGMDELAKKLPPIRQAMTLIEGSPQNEKVFIRGNYKKLGEEVPHRLFEVLHEPTFDQGSGRLELADRLCSAENPLIRRVIVNRVWQHLFGEGIVRTVDDFGVQGERPSHPELLDWLAEDFSQQGWSIKKLIRQIVTTEAYKQSSRMEAIVTADPQNRLLHHFPLKRLEAECVRDSMLQMAGRLNLTMEGPGVAPYLSDSMIGRGRPGASGPLDADGRRSIYLQVRRNFMNPMLAAFDYPTPFSTMGRRGVSNVPSQALILLNNPLVHQLSTAWAKRLLTETNPENRLQLLYRMAYARLPSLDELKIAKDFLSEAGTAQSELDSWTQLAHAVLNTKEFIFIP
- a CDS encoding ATP-binding protein, whose protein sequence is MSRYKLNVILSQAPGKHPAKRSLEESIAAALIMEPGLEVSIIPNLYDLSPDHTGRLFLGNVAGDMVVLSWLYSRAAFWLLDRIGIKGNLGEIQLKAAEDREDEEDTPTDSPEENKAIGVQGPVPDRHIYCLDLRDSNLPEAYVQEIRRIYQECKTRREQKTTTEFKPSFVQLGLLTPVKNEPAEAPTNANPFSKEQLLAPPGRRWYPVIDYSRCTNCLECLDFCLFGVYDVDKADTILVANQDNCKKGCPACSRVCPQQAIIFPEYKSPAIAGADVGSVSGLKIDLTRLFGGEVSDPLSQAVAERDRELVADGRNAVGTAVGIPKRQENRTNQPADDLDKLMDDLDALGL